CCAGGCGATGCCGCTGGCATCGCCGAAGATGTTGCCGAAGAGCGTGTGGAACGCCAGCAGCACCGCCGAGATGACCCAGTACAGCGGCCACATGATGAAGCCGCCGATGGTCAGGAAGAAGTCGATCACTCAGGCTCCTTGACTGGGAGTGACGCCCGAGGAGACCCGGGCAGGGGGAACAGGGTCGTACCCGCCGGCCGCCCACGGATGGCACCGCGTCAGCCGGCGGAGCGCCAGCCAGCTGCCGCGCAGCGAGCCGTGGGCCGTCACCGCCTCGAGGGCGTAGGCCGAGCAGGAGGGGTGGTAGCGGCAGACCTGCCCGTAGAGAGGGCTGATCACGGCGCGGTAGGCCCTCAACAGGCCG
The genomic region above belongs to Nocardioides coralli and contains:
- the yidD gene encoding membrane protein insertion efficiency factor YidD, translating into MKYLLIGLLRAYRAVISPLYGQVCRYHPSCSAYALEAVTAHGSLRGSWLALRRLTRCHPWAAGGYDPVPPARVSSGVTPSQGA